Proteins encoded in a region of the Pangasianodon hypophthalmus isolate fPanHyp1 chromosome 21, fPanHyp1.pri, whole genome shotgun sequence genome:
- the kpna4 gene encoding importin subunit alpha-3, translated as MNDNEKLDNQRLKNFKNKGRDLETMRRQRTEVVVELRKNKRDEHLLKRRNVPHEDICDDSDVDGDFRTQNTSLEAIVQNATSDNQGIQLSAVQAARKLLSSDRNPPIDDLIKSGILPILVHCLDRDDNPSLQFEAAWALTNIASGTSEQTQAVVQSNAVPLFLRLLHSPHQNVCEQAVWALGNIIGDGPQCRDYVISLGVVKPLLSFISPSIPITFLRNVTWVMVNLCRHKDPPPPMETIQEILPALCVLIHHTDVNILVDTVWALSYLTDAGNEQIQMVIDSGIVPHLVPLLSHQEVKVQTAALRAVGNIVTGTDEQTQVVLNCDALSHFPALLTHPKEKINKEAVWFLSNITAGNQQQVQAVIDASLVPMIILLLDKGDFGTQKEAAWAISNLTISGRKDQVAYLIQQQVIPPFCNLLTVKDAQVVQVVLDGLSNILKMADEEAETIANLIEECGGLEKIEQLQNHENEDIYKLAYEIIDQFFSSDDIDEDSSLVPEAIQGGTYGFNSSANVPAEGFQF; from the exons ATGAATGATAACGAGAAGTTGGACAACCAACGGCtgaaaaatttcaaaaataaaggTCGCGATTTGGAG ACAATGAGGAGACAGCGCACAGAGGTGGTCGTGGAACTGAGAAAG AATAAGAGGGACGAGCACCTCTTGAAGAGGAGGAACGTGCCGCATGAGGACATCTGCGACGACTCTGATGTTGATGGAGATTTCAGGACG CAAAACACCTCTTTGGAGGCAATTGTCCAA AACGCCACCAGTGACAACCAGGGCATTCAGCTGAGTGCAGTGCAGGCTGCCAG GAAACTGCTATCAAGTGACCGCAACCCTCCCATAGATGATTTGATAAAATCTGGTATTCTGCCTATTCTTGTGCACTGCCTGGACAGAGATGACAA TCCGTCTCTGCAGTTCGAGGCAGCCTGGGCTTTGACCAACATTGCTTCAGGGACCTCGGAGCAAACGCAGGCAGTGGTGCAGTCCA ATGCAGTTCCCCTGTTCCTAAGGCTGCTGCACTCCCCCCACCAGAATGTGTGTGAGCAAGCTGTCTGGGCTTTGGGCAATATCATCG GTGATGGTCCTCAGTGCAGGGACTACGTGATCAGCCTCGGTGTTGTCAAGCCCCTGCTGTCCTTCATCAGCCCCTCCATCCCCATCACCTTCCTGCGCAATGTCACCTGGGTCATGGTTAACCTGTGCCGTCACAAGGATCCGCCTCCACCTATGGAGACTATCCAGGAG ATCCTGCCTGCTCTGTGTGTCCTGATTCATCACACGGACGTCAAT ATCCTGGTGGACACAGTGTGGGCTCTGTCTTATTTGACTGACGCTGGCAATGAACAGATCCAGATGGTCATCGACTCTGGCATTGTTCCTCACTTGGTGCCCCTTCTTAGCCACCAGGAGGTCAAAGTTCAG ACCGCAGCGCTGCGTGCAGTGGGGAACATTGTGACCGGCACAGACGAACAAACACAGGTGGTCCTGAACTGCGACGCCCTGAGCCACTTCCCTGCCTTGCTCACACACCCCAAGGAAAAAATCAACAAG GAGGCAGTGTGGTTCCTGTCCAATATCACAGCTGGGAACCAGCAGCAGGTCCAGGCAGTTATTGATGCCAGCCTGGTGCCCATGATCATCCTTCTGCTCGACAAG GGGGATTTTGGCACTCAGAAGGAGGCGGCTTGGGCCATCAGTAACCTCACAATCAGTGGCAGAAAAGACCAG GTTGCGTACCTGATCCAGCAGCAGGTTATTCCACCCTTCTGCAACCTGCTGACAGTCAAGGATGCTCAGGTGGTGCAGGTGGTTCTGGATGGACTGAGCAATATTCTCAAAATGGCTGATGAAGAGGCAGAGACCATCGCCAACCTGATTGAGGAGTGTGGAG GATTGGAAAAAATTGAACAGCTGCAGAATCATGAGAATGAGGACATCTACAAACTGGCTTACGAAATCATCGATCAGTTCTTCTCGTCTGACGAT ATTGATGAGGACTCGAGTCTGGTTCCAGAGGCCATCCAAGGTGGAACATATGGATTTAATTCATCAGCCAATGTGCCAGCAGAGGGATTCCAGTTCTAG
- the trim59 gene encoding tripartite motif-containing protein 59, which translates to MENLEEDLTCSVCYSLFNDPRVLPCSHTFCKACLDNVLQVSTNFSIWRPLRLPLKCPNCRSMVELPPNGVEGLPINVCLRAIIEKYQRDSEPRTPSCPEHHRQPLNVYCVQDCKLICGLCLTIGQHQGHTIDDLQTAYVKERNTPARLVERLTDRRWEEVCGLVEKLEQEKSRHEGLIRQDREAVTRFFQGLERLLEHKKEAFMKVLDRANGQLVCTYKPLIEKLKDMKEEQLELISIISSISEDESALVFLEKVHHLRQRVDALTQTELPEVPTLHISPHLEEFLEEHWANVTIGRLEDSPVPEISCHVKRHTTEEPQSALAQKWTFKSLTAVALLMVLLFLLVFWLNPVIGASLGFSSVSQISQAVVSLAHELSLPLHGSGTFLYCLLHDLSLKFNSYISAVGESTYQHVAFFFKTLRLC; encoded by the coding sequence ATGGAGAATTTGGAAGAGGATTTGACGTGCTCTGTTTGTTATTCCCTCTTTAACGATCCACGAGTACTACCCTGCTCCCACACCTTCTGCAAAGCATGTCTGGACAACGTGCTCCAGGTCTCCACTAACTTCTCCATCTGGCGCCCACTTCGCCTACCACTCAAGTGTCCCAACTGCCGTAGCATGGTGGAACTTCCGCCTAATGGCGTGGAAGGTCTGCCGATTAATGTCTGTCTGCGCGCCATTATAGAAAAGTACCAGCGTGACAGTGAGCCGCGAACTCCTTCCTGCCCTGAGCACCATCGCCAGCCTCTGAATGTCTACTGCGTTCAGGACTGCAAGCTTATATGTGGTTTGTGCCTCACTATTGGGCAGCATCAGGGCCACACCATTGATGATCTGCAGACAGCGTACGTCAAAGAGCGCAATACCCCAGCCAGACTAGTCGAGCGGCTCACGGACAGGCGCTGGGAAGAAGTCTGTGGCCTGGTGGAGAAGTTAGAACAGGAAAAATCTCGACATGAAGGTCTAATAAGGCAAGACCGCGAAGCCGTTACGCGGTTCTTTCAGGGCCTGGAGCGCCTTCTGGAGCACAAGAAAGAGGCATTCATGAAAGTTCTGGACAGGGCCAACGGGCAGCTGGTCTGCACTTATAAGCCACTCATCGAGAAGCTTAAGGATATGAAGGAGGAGCAGCTAGAGCTCATCTCCATCATCTCAAGCATCAGTGAAGATGAGTCAGCCCTTGTTTTCCTGGAAAAGGTGCACCACTTGAGGCAGAGGGTTGATGCCTTGACCCAGACAGAGCTGCCTGAAGTCCCCACCCTCCACATCTCGCCTCACTTAGAGGAGTTCCTTGAGGAACACTGGGCTAACGTGACGATTGGAAGGCTGGAAGATAGTCCAGTTCCAGAAATCTCCTGTCATGTGAAGAGACATACTACTGAAGAGCCACAGTCAGCATTAGCTCAGAAGTGGACGTTCAAGTCTTTGACTGCTGTGGCTTTGCTGATGGTGCTGCTGTTCCTTCTGGTTTTCTGGTTAAATCCAGTGATTGGAGCATCACTTGGGTTCTCCAGCGTCTCACAGATTAGTCAAGCAGTAGTGAGTCTAGCTCATGAACTTTCTTTACCACTTCATGGCTCAGGGACATTTCTATACTGCCTGCTTCATGATCTTAGCCTTAAATTCAATTCGTATATTTCAGCTGTAGGAGAGAGCACCTATCAACATGTGgccttcttttttaaaacattacgGTTATGTTAA